The DNA window CGCCCGCGTCGCCGCCCGAGTCGAGCCGGAGCGCGTCCCCGCCACCCCAGGTTCAGATCAGAACCGTCTCCTCGACTACGAGGATCGCCTACCCCACCAGGACGGTGAAGGACGCCACCCTGGCGCGCGGGACGAAGAAGGTGCGCATCCGCGGCGTCGCGGGCGTTCGCACCCTCACCTATCAGGTGACGGTCACCGACGGGGTGCAGACCGCGAAAAAACTGATCCGCTCGGTGGTCACCAGGCAGCCCGTCGCACAGGTCGTGGCCGTCGGCACCAAGCAGACGCGCAGTTGCGATCCGAACTACAGCGGGGCCTGCGTACCGATCGCGAGCGACGTCGACTGCTCGGGCGGCAGCGGCAACGGTCCGGCGTACGTGGACGGTCCGGTCCGCGTCATCGGTAGCGACATCTACGACCTGGATCGGGACGGCGACGGAATCGGGTGCGACGACTGAGGGACCGGTGCCACCCACCCGGCGTTCGAGCACGTCGGTCGCGGACGGTGGTGCGTCCCGCGCACACCTATGCTGGGTCGATGGTTCTCGCGGACGTGACCGGCTCCTGGGTCGGCACCAACGGCTTCCGGTTGATGCCCGCCGACCCGCTCGTCGAGTCGCCCGCGACGCTGACCGTCGCGACCGCCGCCGGGGGTCATCTGACCACCGTGGCCTACTCCTGGGTGCATCCGGACGACGGCCCGCAGGACGGCCTGGTGCTGATCGCCGCGGGTGAGTCGCCGGGTTCGCTGGTGGCCTGGTGGGGCGACTCGTGGCACCAGCAGCCGACGACCATGTCGCTGACCGGCGCGGCGGACGACGCGAGCCCGGTCGAGCTGAGCGGCGAGTACGGCGGCGGTTGGGCCTGGCGGATCGTGTTCGAGACCGACGGGCCGGGCCGCCTGCGGATGCGAATGGACAACGTCGTTCCGGCCGACCAGGCCGAGCCCGACGCGCCCGCCGGCCCGTATCCGGTCATGGTCACCGACCTGCGCCCCGCCTGACCGCGCCCGGCAAGCCCCGCTGCCGGGAAGCCGCGCAGGTGTCAGCTCACCGTGCCGGTGACGGTGCCGCCCGACCGGGTGAGACGGTCAGCTTCGTGCCGCTCCGGAGGTGGGACGTCTGGGTGACCCGGTGGACGCGCCGGCGTCGGGGTGTAGGCGGGCGGACGGCCGGGTACCTCGCGCCCGACCCCTCACCCCCTGCTCAGGAGGCTCTCCATGACCGTCGTACTCGCCGTTGTCTGCAGCGACGGGGTGGTGATCGGCGCGGACTCCCAGATCACCGAGAGCGGCCGCGGTCTGAGCTTCCCCGCCCAGAAGTTGCACCCGCTGGGCTCCTGCGCGGCCTGGGGCGGCAGCGGCGCGCGGGGAGTACTCAACGACCTGCGCCCCCTCCTCCAGGACTCGGCCACCGCCATCCTCGAAGCACCGGACATCGGCGGCGAGTTGCAGGAGCGCGTCCTGCCCGTCTTCAAGAAGCACTACGAGAACTACATTCCGGACGTACCCGGCGAGGGCAGCGGCGGCGGGGTGTCGGCCTACCTGCTCGCGGCCGGCTACAGCCAGGGCGCACCGTGGATCGTGGAGATCAACCCCAACGGGCTCATCGGTCGCTACGAGGACGTCGGCTTCCACGCCATCGGCTCCGGTGCGCCCATGGCGCAGCAGGCCGGCGCGCTGCTGTCCCACTTTCGGATGACCACCCGCCCCGTCGAGTTCGGCGTGGTGGGCGTGGTGCGCGTGCTGGAGGCGCTGGAGCGGACCTCGCCGTCGGTCGGCGGTCCGTTCAGCGTCGCGTGCATCCGCGAGGAGGGTGCCCACCACCTCGACGAGAAGGAGATCACCAAGGCGCTGAAGGACGCCCAGCGCTGGCGCGACCTGGAAGAGGAAGCGCTCGATCGGCTGTTCGACTGACGCCGCACAGGTTCGAAGAAGGCCGTCTCCCAACCCGGGGAGACGGCCTTTGAACTGGGTGGAGCTGAGGGGATTTGAACCCCTGACCCCCTCGATGCGAACGAGGTGCGCTACCGGTCTGCGCCACAGCCCCTCCGCCGGCGGACCGGCGTTGATCCCACCCGGCTTTCACCGGGCGGGTCGGCGACAAGGCTAACAGGTCGGGCACCCGGCACGCGAACCGCCCCACCGCGCCCGACGGCGCCACCCCGGGGCGGTGGCGGGGCCCGCCGGGCTCGAACACCGCCACCTCGCCGGGCTGGAGTCGATCACGAGGGTCAGGCACCCCGGCCGGACTGGTAGGGGCGGCCGCGCAGGCCGCCGGCCCGGCGGTAGGAGACCGAGCCGCCGCTGGCGGCGGGCGGCAGGTCCGCCGGGCGGTCCAGGCCCATCGCGGTACGCCGGACCGCCTCCCGCTGGGCGGCCAGCCGGCGTTGCGCCTCCCGGCGGGCCGCCGCGCGCCGGGCCTGCTCGCGGCGCACCTCGGCCTGGCGGGCGGCCAGCCAGGCCGCCTCCCGGGCGTCCGCGCGCCGCCGCCGGCGCTCGGCCAGCGCCCGCTGCCGCAGGTGTACGACGTACGCGACGAGCAGCGCGCCGGTGACCGAGACGCTGATCCAGAACCCCGGGCCGACCAGCATCACGCCGCCCAACTCGACCAGGTTGAGCAGGAGCAGCGCGGCGAGCACCCGACGCCGGCGGTAGACCGCCGGGGTGTGCCGGCGTCGGCGCGGGTGCCGTCGGCGGGACTGCGCCGGGACCGCCGAAACGGGTCGGAGTCGGCCGGAGCGCCGCCGGACGGGCGGGGCGGAAACCGGTCGGGCAAGACCACCCGTGTCGGCGTCCTCACTCAAGGTGACGACAAGCGCCCGCGGTGGGTGCAGCGGGCGTCGTCCGGGCACGGTGCGGCGACGACGCTCGCGCTGGAGCACCCGCGCCGTCGACTGCGCCCGCTCCGCCACCAGCCGCTCGGTGGCGTCGTACCGGCGGACCAGCGCCGGAGCGAGGGCGAGCAGCCCGGCGGCGGCGAGGACGGCGAGGAGCACCGACGTCGGCACCCTCACCCCTCCCGTCACCAAGTTCGGGGCGAGCGCCGCACAGCCGCAACTTCTTCCGTCGACTCTCGTTAACGGCGCACATCATGCGGGCGGACAGCGCTTGCCACAGCTTGCAGTTACTTGAGGTTACGGGCCGCCGACCCGGTTCACCGTGCGCCGCGCCGGTCGGTCACCAGAGGAAGGGTCAGCGCCGGTTGTCACGTACGCGGTGCCAACGGGCCAGCAGCCCGCCCTCGGCGGCCACTTCCTCACCGGTCATCGCATATCCGATGTGGTCCCGCCAGGCACCGTCGATGTGCATGTACCGCACGTGGTAGGCCTCCTCGCGGAAGCCGAGCTTCTCCACCACCCGCCGGGACGGCACGTTCTCCGGCCGGATGTTCACCTCGATCCGGTGCAGGCCACCGGCGCCGAACGCGTGGTCCACGGCGAGCGCGACGGCGGTCGGGATCACGCCCTGCCCGGCCACCCGGGAGTCGACCCAGTAGCCGACGTACCCGGAGCAGAACGCGCGCCGCACGATGCTGCCCACGTTGAGGTGGCCGACCAACCGCTCCTGCCCCTCGGAGCGCAGGCAGACCGCGAACGGCATGCCGTCACCGGTGCGCGCGGACTTCCGCTGGTCGGCGTGGACCAGGCGGAACGCGGCCGGCGAGTTCGTCTCGTCCCAACCGCCCGGCACGTGCGACTCCCACGGGGCCAGCCACTCCCGGTTGGCCCGCCGGATCGTCGACCAGGCCACCGCGTCGGAACGCCGGTAGGGCCGCAGCACCACCGGGCCGTCCACCAGCACCGCCGGCCACCCCGGCGCCCGCCGGAACATCACCGGATCAACCTTCCGATCGCGCTCACCGGCGCCGGTCCAGCAGCAGAACATCCACGGTGGAGCCGGCCGCCGCGGTGGTGACCCGCTCGCCGAGCACCAGCAGGCCGTTCGCCTCGGCCAGGCCGGAGAGCGTGAACGGGCCGCCGGTCAACGGCTGCACGGTGTAGCCGCCGCCGCGCCGCTCGGCCACGTGTGCGGGGCGGAACTCGCGCAGCCCCACCGGGGACGAGACGGTCTCCAGCAGGTGCGCGCGCACGCTCGGCCGGAACACCGGCTCGGCCCCGGCCAGCAACTGGATGGCCGGGCGGGCCAGCACCTCGAAACCAATCAACGCCGCGCCGGGCTCACCAGGAAGACAGACCACCGGCACCTCCTCGGCGCCGACCGTACCGAACCCGAGCGCCGTTCCGGGATAGAGGGCCACCTCTGTGAAGGTGACCGGCCCGGCCCGGCCGCCGTCGCGCCGGGACAGGATCCGGCGGACCATGTCGCCCGGCCCGGTGCCGGTGCCGCCGGTCGTGATGATCAGGTCGGCCCGCAGCGTCTGGTCCTCCAGCAGGCCGCGCAGCGCCTCCGGGTCGTCGTCGCAGATCCCCACCCGGTAGGCGAGCGCGCCCGCCTCGGCCGCCGCCGCGGTCAACGCGTGCGAGTTGGTGTCCACCACCTGCCCGGGCTGGCTGCCCCGGCCCACGTCGACCAGCTCGTCGCCGGTGGCCACGATGACCACCCGGGGACTGGGTCGCACCACCACGTGCCCGATGCCGGTGGCGGCGAACACCGCCACCAGGGCCGGCGAGACGTACGCTCCGGCGCGGGCGAGCAGCGTGCCGGCGACCAACTCCTCCCCGGCGCGGCGCAGGCCGTACCCGCGCTTGGGGGCGCGGAAGATCTCGACGGCGGCCATGCCCTGGTCGGTCCACTCCACGGGGACCACCACGTCCGCGCCGATCGGCAGCGGCGCGCCCGCCGCCACCGAGAAGCACGCCCCGGGGGTGAGGCGGACCGGCCGCCAGCTCGCCGCGCCCAGGTCGCCGACCACGTTGAGCCGAATGCTGCGCCCGCCGGGCATACCGGAGGGGGCCGGGACGTAGCCCGGCCCCCGGCTCCCTCCGGAGATGTCCTCCCAACGCGCGGCGTACCCGTCCACCGCCGCCTGGTCGAAGGCGGGGAACGAGTGCGGGGCGACCACGTCCTCGGCGAGCACGTTGCCGTACGCCTGGGTCAGGTCGAGGTCGAGCGGAGGCAGCGCGCGTAACCTGCGCAGCACGCTGCCCAGGTAGTCGGCGAGCGGCGTCAACTCGTTCGCGGCCGCCTCGGCGTCGGCCGTCGCGGTCATGTATCGGCACCGCCGGACGCGTCGGTGTTGACGAACTCGGCCAGCCACTTGCGGAACTCGGCGCCGAGGTCCTCGCGCTCGGCGGCGATCTGGACCACGGTCTGGAGATAGCCGAGCGGCATGCCGGTGTCGTAGCGGGTGCCCCGGTAGACGATGGCGTGCACCGGCACGCCCTCGGTGCGCAGCAGCTCCATCGCGTCGGTGAGCTGGATCTCGCCGCCGCTGCCCGGCTCGGTGCGCCGGATCGCGTCGAAGATCCGCCCCGGGAGCACGTACCGGCCGAGGACGGCCAGGTTGCTGGGCGCCTCCTCCGGACTGGGCTTCTCCACCATCCCGGTGACCTTGACGACCTCGGCGATGTCGGCGTATTCCGACTCGGCCGGCTCGACCGAGGCGATGCCGTAGCGGCTGGTTTCGGCCGGGTCGACCTCGAAGAACGCGAGCACCACCCCACCGGTGCGGGCCTGCAGCTCCAGCATGGCCGGCAGCAGCGGCTCGGAGGGCTTGACGAACTCGTCGCCGAGCAGCACCGCGAAGGGCGCGTCGCCGACGTGCGACTCGGCGAACCCGACGGCGTGGCCCAGGCCGAGCTGCTCCGGCTGCCGGCAGGTGTAGATCGCGGCCAGCTCCTCGGTGCGCTTAACCGCGGCCAGCAGGTCGGGCTTCTTGGCGAGCCGTTCCTCCAGGTCGGGCCGGCGGTCGAAGTGGTCGACCATGGAGGTCTTGCCCCGCCCGGTGATCAGCAGCACGTCGGTGATGCCGGCCTGGGTGGCCTCCTCGACGATGTATTGCAGGACCGGCCGGTCGACGACCGGCAACAACTCCTTGGGGACCGCCTTCGTGGCCGGCAGGAACCGGGTGGCCAGGCCGGCGGCCGGGATGACGGCCTTGACCGCACGGGAGCGACCGGTCGCGGCGGTCGCTGAGGGGTTCGCTGAGTGCTCCGACATGCCGCGAGACTATCGGCCACGGCTCTGCCGCGGCGGGTGAGGACCGGAAGACGTGCCGCCCGACGGCTCCGCCGCGCCGGCCCTCGGCAGCCCGTCGGGCGGGGTGACCGTGGCCGCCACCACCGGAATCTCCTGGGTGGGCACCGGATCCCCGGCGGGCGCCAGCCGGTAGCCGTCCCGCCCGGCGGCCTTGGCCGCGTAGAGCGCGTCGTCGGCCGCGTCGAGCACCTGCTGACCGCCGCCGGCGTGGTCCGGGTAGACGGCGATGCCGATGGAGACGGTCACCGGCACCCGCAGCGGCTCGTCGCCGTGCCCGTCGACCGACACCGGCTGGTCGCGCACCACCGCGCCGATCCGCTCGGCGACGATGGTGGCGCCCCGGGCGTCGGTTTCCGGCAACAGCACCACGAACTCCTCGCCGCCGTGCCGGAACGCCAGGTCCACCTCGCGGATCACGCCGCGTACCCGGCGGGCGAACTCGACCAGCACGGCGTCCCCGGCGGCGTGCCCCCAGGTGTCGTTGACGTGCTTGAACCGGTCCAGGTCGAGGGCGAGCACGCTGAGCATCCGGCCGAACCGGTTCGCCCGCTCCACCTCCCGCCGGATCGACTCGCGCAGGTAGCGGTAGTTCCACAGCCCGGTCAGCGGATCGGTGAGGGAGAGCCGCTGCGCCTCCTCGTGCACCCGGACGTTCTCCACCGCCACCGCCGCGTGCCCGGCGAACGTCCGCAGCATGACCAGGTCGTCGTCGTCGAACTCGTCCCCGCCGAGCCGGTCGTAGAGCGCCAGCACGCCGAGCGCGGCGCTGGGTGGGGCGGCCGGGTCGCCGTCGGCCGGCGGGTGGCCGGGCCGCTCCGGGCCGCGCGGGTCGGGGGCGGCGAACGGCACCGCCACATACGTCTCGCAGGTCGGCTCCCCGGTCGGCGCCTCCGGCGGGGCCCACCGGCCGCGCAGTGGCTCCCCGGTGGCCGCCACCGCGCCCACCACCCCGGTGCCGACCGGCACCCGCAGCGTCGCCGGGTCGGCCGGGTCCTCGGTCGGCCAGCGCCCGGTCAACCCCTCCACGCACTGGCCGACCAGCACGCCGTGGCCGTCGAGCAGCAGCACCGCCCCGGCCCGCGCGCCGGTCCCGGCGACCGCGCTGTCCAGGATCACCCGCAGGATGCGTTGCAGGTCGTGCGTGCTGGCCAGGGTGTCGCCGAGCACCACGAGG is part of the Micromonospora sp. WMMD980 genome and encodes:
- a CDS encoding G5 domain-containing protein; this translates as MTYPSPAPAGSAHPTPQQSRWRRLSGGAKVAVVSAGVLVLCCCGGVAIGAGSDSPAAPGKKGAAPATSATRTVEAAAPAPAIVDPTASAPAPPASPPESSRSASPPPQVQIRTVSSTTRIAYPTRTVKDATLARGTKKVRIRGVAGVRTLTYQVTVTDGVQTAKKLIRSVVTRQPVAQVVAVGTKQTRSCDPNYSGACVPIASDVDCSGGSGNGPAYVDGPVRVIGSDIYDLDRDGDGIGCDD
- a CDS encoding proteasome protein, whose product is MTVVLAVVCSDGVVIGADSQITESGRGLSFPAQKLHPLGSCAAWGGSGARGVLNDLRPLLQDSATAILEAPDIGGELQERVLPVFKKHYENYIPDVPGEGSGGGVSAYLLAAGYSQGAPWIVEINPNGLIGRYEDVGFHAIGSGAPMAQQAGALLSHFRMTTRPVEFGVVGVVRVLEALERTSPSVGGPFSVACIREEGAHHLDEKEITKALKDAQRWRDLEEEALDRLFD
- a CDS encoding GNAT family protein, whose translation is MFRRAPGWPAVLVDGPVVLRPYRRSDAVAWSTIRRANREWLAPWESHVPGGWDETNSPAAFRLVHADQRKSARTGDGMPFAVCLRSEGQERLVGHLNVGSIVRRAFCSGYVGYWVDSRVAGQGVIPTAVALAVDHAFGAGGLHRIEVNIRPENVPSRRVVEKLGFREEAYHVRYMHIDGAWRDHIGYAMTGEEVAAEGGLLARWHRVRDNRR
- the glp gene encoding gephyrin-like molybdotransferase Glp, producing MTATADAEAAANELTPLADYLGSVLRRLRALPPLDLDLTQAYGNVLAEDVVAPHSFPAFDQAAVDGYAARWEDISGGSRGPGYVPAPSGMPGGRSIRLNVVGDLGAASWRPVRLTPGACFSVAAGAPLPIGADVVVPVEWTDQGMAAVEIFRAPKRGYGLRRAGEELVAGTLLARAGAYVSPALVAVFAATGIGHVVVRPSPRVVIVATGDELVDVGRGSQPGQVVDTNSHALTAAAAEAGALAYRVGICDDDPEALRGLLEDQTLRADLIITTGGTGTGPGDMVRRILSRRDGGRAGPVTFTEVALYPGTALGFGTVGAEEVPVVCLPGEPGAALIGFEVLARPAIQLLAGAEPVFRPSVRAHLLETVSSPVGLREFRPAHVAERRGGGYTVQPLTGGPFTLSGLAEANGLLVLGERVTTAAAGSTVDVLLLDRRR
- a CDS encoding UTP--glucose-1-phosphate uridylyltransferase is translated as MSEHSANPSATAATGRSRAVKAVIPAAGLATRFLPATKAVPKELLPVVDRPVLQYIVEEATQAGITDVLLITGRGKTSMVDHFDRRPDLEERLAKKPDLLAAVKRTEELAAIYTCRQPEQLGLGHAVGFAESHVGDAPFAVLLGDEFVKPSEPLLPAMLELQARTGGVVLAFFEVDPAETSRYGIASVEPAESEYADIAEVVKVTGMVEKPSPEEAPSNLAVLGRYVLPGRIFDAIRRTEPGSGGEIQLTDAMELLRTEGVPVHAIVYRGTRYDTGMPLGYLQTVVQIAAEREDLGAEFRKWLAEFVNTDASGGADT
- a CDS encoding diguanylate cyclase — encoded protein: MTLRGRLTVAFLVVVLGPVLLGAFFVGTTLSAVDRSRATERLGLAAAGVRTSVDALCQQLRAAADAVALVADPAARSRAADQVVGRGLAAAVVIADPTGRTSYATAGGPPGPWQDCAGAPTGPVGALAVQVRLRDQAGADLGAVAAAQPVDPAFVARLAAVTGVGVTLLGAPGRIAHTTEDQEVRAAVLAAARRVAGDRVTGAGDGRYVRRVGPSLGQPLPLVLSVPEQRPPGLYGALVAAVVLAALLAVLAAWRLARVTTRPLVELAGAVDRVAHGDLTARVPVRSRDEIGRLAGAFNRMTRETGSYVAALTSSRDQLRNHLVVLGDTLASTHDLQRILRVILDSAVAGTGARAGAVLLLDGHGVLVGQCVEGLTGRWPTEDPADPATLRVPVGTGVVGAVAATGEPLRGRWAPPEAPTGEPTCETYVAVPFAAPDPRGPERPGHPPADGDPAAPPSAALGVLALYDRLGGDEFDDDDLVMLRTFAGHAAVAVENVRVHEEAQRLSLTDPLTGLWNYRYLRESIRREVERANRFGRMLSVLALDLDRFKHVNDTWGHAAGDAVLVEFARRVRGVIREVDLAFRHGGEEFVVLLPETDARGATIVAERIGAVVRDQPVSVDGHGDEPLRVPVTVSIGIAVYPDHAGGGQQVLDAADDALYAAKAAGRDGYRLAPAGDPVPTQEIPVVAATVTPPDGLPRAGAAEPSGGTSSGPHPPRQSRGR